One genomic region from Flagellimonas oceani encodes:
- a CDS encoding MarR family winged helix-turn-helix transcriptional regulator, translating into MLSRIDEIQGMGFHLDLVLRKIQKAYLRKFDELGVDTTIEQWVILYQIHQLGDDASQRDIVNENFRNRATTSRVIGGLEKKGWISKTRFDGDQKRFKLELTPKGQEILDLTLPSALALRKLAIKDVDPSEFETFLRVLDKMGENYEENQPQ; encoded by the coding sequence ATGCTCAGTCGTATAGATGAAATACAAGGGATGGGGTTCCATTTGGATTTGGTGCTCCGTAAGATTCAAAAGGCGTATTTGCGCAAATTTGATGAGCTTGGTGTGGACACGACCATTGAGCAATGGGTGATCCTGTATCAAATCCATCAATTGGGAGATGATGCCAGTCAGCGCGACATTGTGAACGAGAACTTTCGCAACCGTGCCACCACTTCGAGGGTAATTGGTGGACTGGAAAAAAAAGGTTGGATTTCCAAGACCCGTTTTGATGGGGATCAAAAGCGTTTTAAACTGGAACTGACCCCAAAAGGACAGGAAATTCTTGACCTCACACTTCCCAGTGCATTGGCCTTAAGAAAATTGGCCATAAAAGATGTGGATCCATCAGAATTTGAAACCTTTTTGAGGGTATTGGACAAAATGGGGGAGAACTACGAGGAAAATCAGCCCCAATAA
- a CDS encoding sulfite exporter TauE/SafE family protein, whose translation MKVNYIFLLLALVAEIIGTIGGFGSSVFFVPLGNFYFDFYSVLGMTAIFHLSSNLSKIFLFKKGLDKKLLLYIGVPSVLFVIIGGFLSKIADSAILEIVLGVFLVVFSLLFLIKSEIVILPNKKNSIIGGSLSGFSAGLLGTGGAIRGLTMAAFNLEKSAFIATSAFIDFMIDFSRTFVYYGNGYIGKQELMYLPFLFAIGLIGTYLGKKILHYIPQEKFRKLSLIFILFIGLATITKLAFDYWG comes from the coding sequence ATGAAAGTCAATTACATTTTTCTGCTCTTGGCCTTGGTCGCGGAAATCATCGGTACCATTGGCGGGTTTGGCTCGTCGGTATTTTTTGTGCCTCTGGGGAATTTTTACTTTGATTTTTACTCCGTTCTGGGAATGACGGCCATCTTTCACCTCTCCAGTAACCTCAGCAAAATATTTCTTTTCAAGAAAGGGCTGGACAAAAAACTGTTGCTCTATATCGGTGTTCCGTCGGTGCTATTTGTCATTATTGGGGGATTTCTATCAAAAATAGCCGATAGTGCCATCCTTGAAATTGTGTTGGGGGTTTTCCTTGTGGTTTTCAGTTTGTTGTTCCTCATCAAAAGTGAAATCGTCATTCTTCCCAACAAAAAAAATTCCATCATCGGAGGGTCATTGTCTGGTTTTTCCGCAGGACTTTTGGGTACGGGCGGTGCCATTCGAGGATTGACCATGGCCGCCTTCAATTTGGAGAAGAGTGCCTTTATCGCTACCTCGGCTTTCATAGATTTTATGATTGATTTCTCCCGAACCTTTGTCTACTACGGAAATGGCTACATTGGAAAGCAAGAGTTGATGTACCTGCCATTTTTGTTCGCGATTGGATTGATAGGCACCTATTTGGGGAAAAAGATACTGCATTACATTCCCCAGGAAAAGTTCCGCAAACTGAGTTTGATTTTTATTCTGTTCATCGGGTTGGCCACCATCACCAAACTGGCGTTCGATTATTGGGGCTGA